AGAACACAAGcggggctgcaacaattattcgcTTAATTGTTcgttaattgattactaaacattttttccttttttttaaagaattaaaacaaatttctcttttttttctcagcttcttaaatgtgaatatgttctgcgttcctttgctccatgtcacaaagaaatcattaaaactttgggtttgtggacaaaaaaaaagtgctttaataattgacagattaatggattatgaaaataatccattGGTTACAAccataaacacaaataataataacaacacatctTTAATTTTAAGCCTTAAgtgactgggttttttttatttaattttgtcaaaactgtgtatttttttatcaaaatatatacaatattcaCAGGTACTTGATCACAATATATGACAAAATCCAACATCTAAGATCATTAAGTTAATCTGCCCTAATCTGATGAGCTGCGGACAGAGACGTCAGGTGAGCAGGATCAGGGTTTGGTCCAGTGCAGTGGTGACACATTGTTGTCAGGAATCAGTCGAGTGGCGTAAGCGAGTGCATCACAGTGACTCAGTCTCAACATCAAAGCATCAAAACCAGTAAAGGAAACTCTAACATCATCTTATCTATTTTCCGTGATGATCATCACTtcctttaaaagaaaattaagaAATCAACTGACCTTGTAAACTTGTCCATAGGTGCCATTTCCGACCACCTCCACCAACTCAAATATCCCAGCTGGatcctgaaaacacaacaacacacatgtatgtaaaaATGTTGCCACGTTATGAAAATATTTGGAGTCAACACCAACTTACAGACATGATTTCATGCAAAATACTGGTTAAGCTAGATTGCATTATTTAAACACTCATGTAAACAATTTTGTACGGAATTCACaatgagcatttttttttcttttttttattgcaactATCAATAATATGGAGTATCGTCCTGTCCCAAACGTAAGCTCCACCTTGTGGAATTTCGAAATAAATCACTACGACTGCATGTTGGTGACCTAGGCTgcatttttgtgaaatattaGCAATTTCCTACAATCAAATAAttgaaattcaccatgaccGAGAGCTCTTTTTTTGCAGTTATCAATAATATTGTGTATCGCTGTATGTTGAGGAGCTagactgtgtttttatatccatccatcttctaccgcttacTGATGTGAAATGTTACCAACTTTGTACGAAATTGACTATGAGCAAGTGTCTTTTGTTGCAATTATCAATAATATCGTACATCGCCCTGTGCCGAAATGAAATCTCCACCTTgtggcatttcaaaataaatcactacaaCTGTATGTTGACGAGCTAGACTGTTTCTAAGTCACTCGTGTGAAATATTGGACGATTTTCTCCATTCACGGTTTATCCCGACAACGGAAATGCGACTCGTTTGTGAGTGCGTTTTGCTCGCGATGTGCGATGATATCGTGTGCTGCGTTCATAAACAGTGTGAGCCAGCTGTTGCGCCCTGCTCCAGCCTTACATGCCAATCGCATCTCGAACAAAGGAAAAGCAGACAGTGGCAACACCTCGCTACGGCTCAGCGGTCATttacagcgcacacacacacatacagggggTAAAACTAGCTCCCGTTAGCCACACGAAGGTTCTGTCGAGCAACTGGAAATAAAAGcgaacaaaaaaacagttaaacaaCAAAGGCACAGGGGCTCGTTCTCACCCGCAGTGAAGCCAAGTCTATGTCCACTAGACTTTTGGCTGGAGAGTCGTTCGCCATCTTCCCAATAAAAGCCGAGCTTTTCCTTTAGCGTTAGCACAGAATTGTTAGCCGCTGGCTCATTTGCGGGCTCTGCGGAGGAGGAAGCGAACAGAAGCCGCGTCGTGTCGCTCTCTTCTTGGGCAGTCGAGGCGGTGAATGTCGCTACTCCATGTTGAGGTggcagcggcggcagcggcagcagcggcggcagcagcaggagctccGCTCTCTCTCCAGGCTGATGCCACTGGAGACAATGCTAGCAAGGAAAACTAGCTTTCCGCTAACGACTTTCAAAATAAGGGCCCCACCTTCGTTGTTTcaattaaaggaatagttttgtttttatgtcgttGAAATGTGGTCgtgtaatatttaaatttaacttttttttaattctaccAGTGCTTtcgaaaataaataaaacaatcaccAACTTAGCAGCATTTTAAAATTACTAGTTTAACACAATCAAGTTAAAATAGTAGGATAAAATGCCCTTAAGACAGtacattttgttcttttgtttaatttcaatGTGTAGGAATATGATAATGTCAATAAAGTACCTACTTACATTTAATTATAGCAAAGTACTTGTAGGATTCCAAGTCGGCTGCCGGCGCTAAAACAATCAGTTATTTTATCATTAATTgcacttctgtcatatttgtttcacactAAATCAGTCGCACACATAGTATTGTTAAATACTACGCTGTTTGTACAAAAATACCacgtaaaataaagaaatgccTTAGATGAATGTACTATATGCTTATCAGAAGCCTCTTGTAGAAATTGTACATTCATCCATATTCTTAGTAtatttatgggtagtatatCCAATTACTGCAAATAAACATAACACTCTGGAGATTTAAAGGTGTCAAATCCTTTTAAAATCACggttgtttggttttcatttccTTAAAATAAGTATTTTATCCGTATTTAAGGCAATGGTTAAGGGTTTTTGAGTATCTTGGGTCTGTTATTGACAAGAAAGGATGACAACATAAATTGCAATATATTGTAAATCCCCCAGCACCcaaaatagtaaaatagtaaaaacaacaatacatgAAATATTGCACTATTTAAGCATATtgataatattatttttgaatcCCTGACTTAGTTtgtcagaaaagaaaaggtaaTCCTGATCCTCTATATTTATTAGTGCCTTTGTAGTTATTTATTCTGTAAAGAGTTTTAAAACAAAGTTATAAGTACATTTGACTCTTGAATGTAACAACGCAAAATGAATAAATTTTTCAATAagtttatcatgtttttttaatcatgaaagtAGTGGTAAAAGTTCCTTCTCTTAGTTTGACAGTAGAATAGCAGTTTCCGGTGTTTGGCGCGCCTGCTTGTGCGCAGCTTGACGCAGCTTTAATTGAGAAGcgcacaaacacaggaagaagCCGgttcacagagaaagaaaagggcTGGGCCTCCTCACAGTCtgagaatgaggaggaggaggaggaggatgatgacatgtttttcactcacttactcactcaacatttacatttatttaacacacacacacacacacaaacgctgatCGTCATGCACATGCGCATATGAGGCCTCAGTGTCAATATTGGCATTCATGGGTGTGGCAAAGTGAATAATCTGAGGAGTACGGAAGAGGatgagggccacatgaaataaatactcagaattctgaaattacTCTGATTTTTTTACCTTGAAACTGCAAATGTATTAAGACAACATGtttgtatacatactgtatgtatatatacgtatatacatacatatatagtatttttattatcatacattgttttttgtcaaatctgcAGTTAGttatgtttctctgtgtcttgttCTTGTTTCTCTGTCATTAAATGAGCGACTGTGAAAGTTTTGCACAATAATCCCTGTGTCTGGACCATGTGTTCATTCACAAACAGCTAATAAACACCATGAATCTTgaaaattctttttttaactcattaTTCTGACCCTTTTAATTTCAGGATTGAGATTTTTGAGAATTCttattttaatctcagatttttgccttttctcctcagaattctaactttaatttGAGAATCCTGattatttttcccccctcagaaTGTTTAATTCTCAGAATTCTACCTTTAAACTCACAAtcgtgactttttttttgttttcttaaaaaacatCGACAcatggccctaatcctcttccgtgaTGATGGAGGATCCCGTCATCATGATGatcaaacactgggtcaggatCCACTTGTGGGTCGTTCAGCCGTCCGAGAAAAATACAGTCAGAGACGTCGCCGTcattaaaaaagtgacattaacGCTGAGCTGCTCGtctcacacttacacactcatCCATGTGTTGTTTAAACACTGCGACGACGCGGCAGGACAAACCAGTCAGGCAGGacgaggaacacacacacacacacacactctcatattTCTACCCATTTTTAAGACTTTGACATTAACTTCCATTCAATTGGACGGACTAAACAAAGCctcatcactaaccttaaccataaccagctaatgtttaacccttaacctttaacctaaccaAATATTAGTCATTAACTTTGCCTCAttcagaccaggttttggtttccatgagtcctggtcctgataaggtcagtgtttatgacagaaaaggatcttaactcacacacacacacacacagtctggtttccattacttcagaggacattacattgacttacattcatttcctataGACCACACAACAACACGTCTTCAACTTCAAATGTAATAATTGACATTACGAGGACAGGATTTTTTGTCGCCATCATGTGACCGTGTCATGTGACCTTAGGTCCCACAACATGTCATTCCTGAAACCTTATTAACccataaaacaaaagataaaaaccaTGTATAAAGTTGTATATTGAACTataatttgttgtatttgtgacatttaagaagTACAATAAAACCTCTGACACTCCACTGCTGtttttacctgttaaaaaaagaaaactattaattaaattaaaattagaaataaatagaACAATATTTGGATTGTATGTTATTCATGCTTGaggaaaaaaacctgtttaaataaTTATGAGGATCCACAGATGGACAAAACTCCAAATGTACATCCTTCAGTCTCAATCCTCAAAAATcctcaaaataataaaaggcCGAACTATAACATCGACAAACGTTACGCAAAGTAGCGTTAAAGGAACATGGTTGTTCACGTAGAGCTTTATTACCAACAAAATGTCAGCAGGTGGTTGCACATGGTTCACACAATATTTGTGTCATGAGTTAAGTTAATGTTATAAATAGCGACACATTTTGAAATGCAGGGCGTTTACACAAGTTTCCTTCAAAGTCCtggacataaaaaacacaataataggACTCCTGTGAAGCAGAAAGGACGCAGGTGGACGCCAAAAAAGAAATTTGTCTTGtaacatgtttccaccaaacatttggtgcaacttagttttggCTCGCTCCATCCGCATTTCACCTGCCAGTTTAAGTTTGTCAGTCAGATTAGAAATAACACGATCATTTGATGATTGGTTGTTGCAGGACATTGACATGATTATTCCTCTGCCATGTCGCAGTTCTACGTTTTTCCCGAAGAAAAATGACTAAAAACGTCAAGAATCAAAGAAATTCTACGTCTTCTTATCGGGAAATACGACGTCCCTGATTCACGTAACGTGTGCGCTCGTCTTTACGTTGAAAGCAGGAAAACACCGAAGAAAAATAAGATGCCGTTACTGTTGATCCTGAACAAAACCGCTACATTACAGCCGATCCTgtcttaaaacaacaacacacaataaTCTCCCCTCACTATAATCCCCGTTAATCCTTAAAAGAGGCTGCTAACATTGATGATTCATGGATAAAAATAGAAATTATGACTataattaatcagtttgagctCCTTCGGTGATTTTCAgcttcattaaaaactgaataatctttggtttgtggacaaaataactGATGACAGCATCACTGGATTAATCAACACGTTCAATTTAAGAGATTAAATTTGAGCAAAACACGATGGATTACCCACAAGAAAAGACGTAGTAGCTTTTACCAACTGATTCAGGAcggggtttttttgtttctggtgAGGATGACGTGAAGTCCAGAGCTTATTTCAGAACAGTTTGACCGACTTCTTCGCGAAGTTGGCCCGAGTATCAAAAGATGCTAAGTGCGTTAGAAAAGAGTTGAATTTCGAGGACACGCCGCGTTGGGACGTCGCTCTCGCAGAAGATGCTACATGTGAACGAGCCATTTCTACTCTCTTTACGACCCGTAGCAGCACTCGTTTGAATAGTATCagttatttcaaataaaaacaaagacgcTAGAGCACGTCGTCCACCGTCATtcaaggccctggtatactccCGTGCACCGCGTGGAATGCCCCACCAgcaggtggagtattaagccccgctcaaCAAGCAGTaggacaacagaagaagtcgtCGCCAAGGATGGTCATCCGAGCCTCAACCTGGCTGACACCGCGACGACacgggagctgtagcatcgttctctgcgtcctattccctgcgacTTGTACCGCCACACGATGGTGAGTAGACCAGGGTCCGCGATATGCGACGCGCAAGGCATGTGCACAGAAGTATACCCCGGGCTTCAGTCGGCTACGACACGCACCATGTGTTCTGTAAGAAAAGAAGTTTTTCAGTTCAGTAGAAAGTCGGGGCTCGGGTAACCAAACAGGTGGAAGTCGCCCTGGTAGCGGGCGTAGAGGCGCCTGATGTCTCGTTTACTGATGGCGGCGAAGTAGCGCTCCACCTTGGTCCTGTTGTAGCGCGTGATGCCCGGAGGAATGGCGGGGTACGACACCAGCCGGTCGATGCCCGCCGCTCTGAGGATGTGAGCCGCGTCCTGCTCCAGCGTCTCGTGGTGGCCGACCACATTGTAGTGTATCTCGCACGGCGCGCACAACTCTGCGTACGTCACCCAGTGAATGATGTGCTCGCCAAACTGGCGGTCCATGCGTCGCCGGCCGTCGGCGTCGCCTAGGTAGCGGACAAAGTCCTCAAAGTGCAGGCCGGAGGCGGCGAGGCCGGTGCTGCGGTGGCTCTTGCGGTACTTGCGGATGATGACTGGTGCGATGTCATGCTTGTACCACGGCTCGAAGCGCGGGTTCTTCACAAACTTGTCCTTGAAGGCGGAGATGAGGCGCTCAAAGGGATCCCGGACGATCAGGAACTTAAAATAGGTGTTTAATCTGTTGAGAGAAAAAGATGATTTAGCGTCACACAAATCCTTCGTTGAGGGATCGCTGGTGAATCCATGAAACCAAACCTGTGAGTTATTTCCTGAGGCGTGAGAGACGAGAGGCGGGGCAGCCCGTTTTTCTCATGGTCGTGAACCAGGTTTTCTGGGATTTCATCCACGGTGGAAAACCCTcctgtcaacaacaaaaatcattcACTTAAATAAAAGCACACGTGAAAATGTACACTTTTTTTAACTGTACCTCACCACGAGGTTACAttcagaaatgttaaaaaaaatcccactcGTATAATCTTCACCTGCTTATTTCTCACTCCAACACAGGTGTTTGTCCTGCTTTGTCAACAGCTTattctcccgcaccaaagtccatagagaaaatgagtgattttacatcacagcacacaggagtggttgatccactgctgcctccatcactgacctCAAAGGTGTTATTTTGCCACTTCAGTGTTTGGACTCCTCCCTTcagatttatctcagtgacacaaagtgaccacacggggcagcagtggaccagcagctcctgtgtccccatgaactgattttctctatggtaTCTggtgcaggtaaaaaaaaatcaatgtttttttcaatggtTCATAAACCGATTAAGATATTGTTGACCATTGTAATTAGGCCAAAGGCAGCCATTTGAGACAACAATCGGAAGTGTGTGCtgctttgtaaaccgctcactctcccacaccaaagtccatagagaaaatcagcgcaCAGgagatccactgctgtctccatcagtgagttataatgtgttattttgtgactacAGTGTTTGTGTCAATGAAGTAAATCTGAGCAAACGATTttaaactgaccacacgaggcagcagtagaccagcagctcctgtgtgagcttaaatcactgattttctctatggactgtggtgtgggagagggagtggtttacaaacagtgagataaagccgTGAACATACAggcccatcatcatcatcatcatcattatcatcattattattagtaatgataataataattattgtaaaTGTGTACTCACCATTCAGCACAATGAGGACCTTCTTCCACTGGGTGTTGCCTACTTTGGGTGTTTGGCAGAAAAGgattttgtgtttgtcacaaaCAAAGATCCGGTCCAGAACAAACTTGCTGACAGAGACGTGTGTCAGGTTCCTGAGGCTGTTGTTCTTacagacagaggagagcagCTCCATTCTCTCGTCAGTGACGGACTGCCAGTCTGATACTGGAGGGTCTTCTgagagctgacacacacacacacacacacacacacacacacgacaaaaATGTGACTTCCAGCCCGGCAAAGAATGCGTCAAATTCAGATATGAAAGTCACCAGTATTTGTCACCTTTTCCCTCAGATTTAGAGACAGTTTTTCATGGCTGGAAACCAGTCTGGTTTTGTCCCCGTTAACACCCGGCGACGTCCAACTCTGACCACCAAACTTCCCTTCATAGTctgaaagaacaacaacaacaacagattagAGTGTACAAACTCTTCTGCTAAAATTAACAATACCTGTTCCAACGGGAATCTACCAcatgtaaaccactcactctcccacaccaaagcccatagagaaaatcagtgattttagctcacagggacacaggagctgctggtctactgctgccttgtgtggtcgctttgtgtcactgaggtaaatctgaacaaaggatttcaaaacacagaaataaaaaactaacacattagaactcactgatggaggcagcagtggatcaacaactcctgtgtgctgtgatgttaaaatcgctgattttctctatggggtttggtgagTGGCTCACAGTCTGTCCTACCggcaagaaaacaaatgaaaaatattctCAATATTCTATTGGGACCTGTAATCTGTAACCCCAGTTTACCGTTCACAGCTCTGAAGCTGATGAACCTGCTGACGAACAGGAGGATGAGCACCACCCAGCCACACGCCCCGAGGAGCAACCAGTGGTGCCGCATTGCTCCGCACATCAGCCGACGGCCATCGGCGCGGCGTGGCACCCTTTACCTGAACCcagacacaaacaagcacacgtTTAAGAACATCACAGTGAGACTGGATTTTCCTGTCACATGTACACGGACCAAAATAAATATGAGCCACAATATTTTAGGagataattataaaaacattcaaaaacacgTTTCTAACATTGCAAAAAACATTACTTTAAGCTGCGTTACAGTTGTAATGTTACCAAAACACGTAACCAACATTTtattactaaaaatgtgacaaaaacatgcttCTAACTAGGGATGAAACAAGtcctcgattaatcaattactaaactAATCGTCAACTATATATCGATTagttggtttgagtgtttttactattgaaacaagttttcagattttgcAGCTCCATTAAATTGGAACAACTTCTGGTTTTCTTAGCTCCATATAACAGAAATCTGAATAAATAATTTGAAAGAATAATTTGAGGCGGTACTCGATTTTTCTCGGTATTACTCGAGAAAAATAGTCGACAGATTACTCAATTATGAAAGAAAGTtcgttgttgcagccctacttctaacatttaaaaaaaagacattacttACGTTACCAAAACAAATGTTGCTAATAttacaaaatattgttttacttgctttaaaatgttgctttaattacctaattcattttgacaaaatataaaactaaaaaaacgtTGTTGTAACGATGCATTTATCCAGTTTCTGACACGAAAAACATGTACActtacattaaaaataacaatattaaataataaatacacattCGGACGATGCTAGCTGTTTGACAGTGGTAAACAAACCAGCTACGAGTGGTCAGTTTACCTAGTTAGCTCACTCACTAGCCTCAGCCGGTCTTCCAGACGAGTTGAGTCACGGCgctcaatgtttgtttttctcgtTTAAGTTTAAATTCGTGTCATTAAGAAGGCGAAAGGGCGATAAACGCGTCACAGCTGTGCTGAGTTGAGAACCACTTTACATCCGAAAAG
This genomic interval from Solea solea chromosome 2, fSolSol10.1, whole genome shotgun sequence contains the following:
- the chst10 gene encoding carbohydrate sulfotransferase 10, with protein sequence MCGAMRHHWLLLGACGWVVLILLFVSRFISFRAVNDYEGKFGGQSWTSPGVNGDKTRLVSSHEKLSLNLREKLSEDPPVSDWQSVTDERMELLSSVCKNNSLRNLTHVSVSKFVLDRIFVCDKHKILFCQTPKVGNTQWKKVLIVLNGGFSTVDEIPENLVHDHEKNGLPRLSSLTPQEITHRLNTYFKFLIVRDPFERLISAFKDKFVKNPRFEPWYKHDIAPVIIRKYRKSHRSTGLAASGLHFEDFVRYLGDADGRRRMDRQFGEHIIHWVTYAELCAPCEIHYNVVGHHETLEQDAAHILRAAGIDRLVSYPAIPPGITRYNRTKVERYFAAISKRDIRRLYARYQGDFHLFGYPSPDFLLN